One window from the genome of Dethiobacter alkaliphilus AHT 1 encodes:
- the lpdA gene encoding dihydrolipoyl dehydrogenase, whose translation MEHYQLAVIGGGPGGYTAALRGSALGLKTILVERDALGGTCLNYGCIPTKVLTNSAGLFKKIKGAEDFGIETQGLSFSFSKIQERKKYVIDKLVQGVDGLLKGAKVDVFSGEGRLVTPTKLELKRDSGEVIEVSVEKVILATGSQEVKLPLEGMDLPGVLTSKEALSLEEVPKNLTIIGGGVIGMEMASVFASFGSSVTVVELLPRILPTVDAEMSRRLTPLLRKQGINIMTKTKLEGIKERDGGLAVKVTTRKGEERLSADTVLISVGRRPDFGGQDLDSLGIEYDKTGIKVNENMETTVPGIYAVGDVASSGHLLAHVATHQGVIAAENVAGANEVYKEEAVPACIFTSPELASVGLTEEEAKEKGYKLKIGKFPFTANGKAFIQGESEGSVKIIADEELGTILGVHILGPHASDLIQEGTVAVANKVTAHNLADIIHPHPTLCEATWEAAMSISKSPIHIRK comes from the coding sequence ATGGAGCACTATCAACTAGCAGTAATAGGGGGCGGGCCGGGAGGGTATACTGCTGCTCTGCGGGGATCTGCTTTAGGTCTAAAAACAATTTTAGTGGAGCGAGATGCTTTAGGGGGTACATGCCTTAACTACGGATGTATTCCTACTAAGGTATTAACAAACAGTGCCGGACTATTTAAAAAAATCAAGGGAGCAGAGGACTTTGGTATAGAAACCCAGGGCCTGTCCTTTTCATTTTCTAAAATTCAAGAAAGAAAAAAGTATGTTATAGATAAGTTAGTGCAAGGGGTAGATGGCCTTCTTAAAGGAGCTAAAGTAGATGTTTTTTCCGGAGAAGGACGCCTTGTCACGCCAACTAAGCTTGAACTTAAAAGAGACTCTGGAGAAGTTATAGAAGTATCTGTAGAAAAGGTTATCCTGGCAACAGGCAGTCAAGAGGTTAAGCTTCCCTTAGAAGGCATGGATCTTCCCGGCGTGCTAACCTCTAAAGAGGCCCTTAGCCTGGAGGAAGTGCCTAAAAATTTAACCATCATTGGCGGTGGTGTAATCGGCATGGAAATGGCCTCTGTTTTTGCCTCTTTTGGCTCCTCCGTTACAGTTGTAGAGCTTCTGCCCCGTATTCTGCCAACAGTAGATGCGGAAATGTCCAGGCGTTTGACTCCTCTGCTGCGAAAGCAGGGAATAAATATAATGACAAAAACAAAGCTTGAAGGAATTAAAGAACGTGACGGCGGCCTTGCCGTGAAAGTTACTACCCGGAAAGGGGAAGAAAGACTTTCTGCCGATACGGTCTTGATTTCTGTGGGACGCAGACCTGACTTCGGTGGACAGGATTTAGACTCTTTAGGAATAGAATACGATAAAACAGGGATTAAAGTGAATGAAAATATGGAGACAACTGTCCCCGGTATATATGCCGTAGGAGATGTGGCATCGTCGGGTCACCTTTTAGCCCATGTAGCTACCCATCAAGGGGTGATAGCCGCAGAAAATGTTGCCGGAGCTAATGAAGTTTATAAAGAGGAAGCCGTACCTGCCTGCATATTTACCTCCCCGGAGCTGGCTTCTGTAGGCTTAACAGAAGAGGAAGCAAAGGAGAAGGGCTACAAATTAAAAATAGGGAAGTTTCCCTTTACAGCCAATGGCAAAGCCTTTATTCAAGGGGAGTCAGAAGGAAGCGTTAAAATAATTGCCGATGAAGAATTGGGAACTATTCTGGGAGTACATATATTAGGGCCCCATGCCTCAGATCTTATCCAGGAAGGTACTGTGGCAGTAGCAAACAAAGTAACAGCACATAACCTGGCCGATATTATTCACCCTCACCCTACTTTATGTGAGGCTACCTGGGAGGCAGCCATGTCTATCAGCAAAAGCCCAATTCACATCCGCAAATGA
- a CDS encoding LCP family protein — translation MNQPEKEQRIERNDPLTGYWSKIGDGGIVAEIPLSERQDNRVPPIEEEPAPVEEETPEEVNRKNTQESAVVPQNNKKLNNTNVIFIWTDGQNLKAVNVMSINEESKKGVVVAVPLFAKIEQNSYLRIEEGRAYTTVGQVFYVKGKAGFISLIEERMGIEIDSYVLIDQSSFEKISDIMGDIDIQGEMVSIADAFEQTRTGERTDEQPVVDAVVKAVICPSTLVKIPQVIWVLTREVDTNLGREQIMAIYRQTRNTANIQKRALPGKEYITDGEKLRNVPEYAWKNIFWNLTN, via the coding sequence ATGAACCAACCTGAAAAAGAACAAAGAATTGAGCGCAATGACCCCTTGACCGGCTATTGGTCAAAAATAGGGGACGGCGGAATTGTGGCGGAGATACCCCTTTCAGAAAGACAAGATAACAGGGTTCCCCCGATAGAGGAAGAGCCTGCACCTGTTGAGGAAGAAACACCTGAAGAAGTTAACAGAAAGAATACGCAAGAATCAGCAGTGGTGCCGCAAAATAACAAAAAGCTAAATAATACCAATGTTATTTTCATTTGGACCGACGGGCAAAACTTAAAAGCTGTGAACGTGATGTCTATAAATGAAGAAAGCAAAAAGGGAGTAGTTGTAGCAGTGCCCCTTTTTGCAAAAATAGAACAAAATAGTTATTTAAGAATAGAGGAGGGGAGGGCTTATACTACAGTAGGCCAGGTCTTTTATGTGAAGGGAAAGGCCGGCTTTATCAGCCTTATTGAAGAAAGAATGGGCATAGAAATTGACAGTTATGTCTTAATTGACCAATCCTCTTTTGAAAAAATCAGTGACATCATGGGAGATATAGATATTCAGGGGGAAATGGTTTCTATAGCTGATGCCTTTGAACAGACCAGAACGGGAGAGAGAACCGATGAGCAGCCGGTAGTTGACGCTGTGGTAAAAGCAGTTATATGCCCCAGCACTTTGGTAAAAATACCTCAAGTGATTTGGGTTCTGACCCGGGAGGTTGATACAAACCTGGGAAGAGAACAAATCATGGCCATTTATCGTCAGACCAGAAATACAGCAAACATACAAAAAAGGGCACTACCCGGTAAAGAGTATATAACCGACGGTGAAAAGCTTAGGAATGTACCGGAGTATGCCTGGAAAAATATATTCTGGAATCTTACCAATTAG
- a CDS encoding ferritin-like domain-containing protein codes for MTIESITELNTLLMGEHMAIQSYEHFMEQVEDSTIKKTLQKIQQDHKLHAVKIAEQIQNLGGRPANDPPMMAEFMLTLKSLHKKDLASIIKDAYVGQKRGIEKAEEIVKGDLDQNSKNLLTDILHEDTMHLSILKELMNHLDNNTSTPIH; via the coding sequence ATAACCATCGAGTCTATCACGGAATTAAACACACTGCTGATGGGAGAACACATGGCCATTCAGTCTTATGAACATTTTATGGAACAGGTTGAGGACAGCACCATAAAGAAAACGTTGCAAAAAATTCAACAGGACCACAAGCTTCATGCAGTCAAAATTGCGGAACAGATACAAAATCTCGGCGGTCGTCCTGCTAACGACCCTCCCATGATGGCTGAATTTATGCTTACCCTGAAAAGCCTGCACAAAAAAGATCTTGCTTCCATCATCAAAGATGCTTATGTGGGGCAGAAACGAGGAATTGAAAAAGCTGAAGAAATTGTCAAAGGGGATCTTGACCAAAATAGCAAGAACCTGCTAACTGATATTCTACACGAAGACACTATGCACCTATCTATTCTAAAAGAACTTATGAACCACTTGGACAACAACACGTCAACGCCCATACATTAA
- a CDS encoding alpha/beta hydrolase: MNQEESNLQTNRKLLNFGAVKRLFSLGRGAWRGASFAVVLVTLVVWFAIIFSSPPASMQNWIVTMGFALVAAALSLLLGQLIVSVLNKFQKVPELYRWVLVGSVFLLFNLLMPGFRQLFNVLIIIIYVLIVSSLLGAGIGGLKSAGEKTGQRRVVLTALLLGSIGVVVAVFWAFWPGSPHEVAWSGFAESGVRPLAVENPAEEGPYSVRTLTYGSGVDQRRSEYGADVDIQTDSVDVSPMVKGGGGITGWLRQNYWGFDLSNVPLNARVWYPEGEGPFPLVLVVHGNHSMDAFSDPGYDYLGELLASRGYIVSSVDQNFLNGVGMLEAVLGGLVEENDARGYLLLQHLGLWHEWNESQNHYFSGKVATEKIALIGHSRGGEAAAIAAAFNDLPVHPDNAAISFDFGFDIGAVIAIAPSDGQYRPRRMGTPLEDINYLVMQGSVDSDVRSFAGSRQYDRVRFSPDYQGFKAAVYLHNANHGQFNTRWGKIDFSAGRWFLNLSQIMSAAEQETAAKVFISAFLEASLHGEQEYERLFENPLSGKNWLPKTVYLSQYQSSDTIALASFDEGLNLESATLPGAKLSGANLTIWREEPPALGTDQRRDTVSVRLGWDQDLKGIGSYSMELPAGFTLDERGMLTFALANISQNNSVDLTVTLTDKAGQEASLPLSHLVSLPPALPYRMYKFPLQVAFEAEPVFTTYAFELEDFWAENDKLNLSGLKTIDFIFDITPAGDIYLDDLGIRPGYATE, from the coding sequence GTGAACCAGGAAGAGAGTAATTTACAAACTAATAGAAAACTTTTGAATTTCGGTGCCGTTAAGCGGTTGTTTAGTCTGGGGCGGGGGGCCTGGCGCGGCGCGTCGTTTGCTGTGGTGCTGGTTACTCTTGTGGTCTGGTTTGCAATAATTTTCAGCAGTCCCCCGGCCAGCATGCAAAACTGGATCGTAACTATGGGGTTTGCGCTGGTGGCGGCGGCATTATCGCTGCTTTTGGGACAGCTGATAGTTTCTGTTCTTAATAAGTTTCAAAAAGTACCGGAGTTATATCGCTGGGTTCTGGTGGGTTCAGTGTTTTTGCTATTTAATTTGCTGATGCCGGGATTTCGTCAGCTATTTAATGTTTTAATTATAATAATTTATGTATTGATTGTCTCTTCTTTGCTGGGAGCCGGGATTGGCGGTTTGAAGAGCGCCGGTGAAAAGACCGGACAGCGCAGAGTTGTTTTAACGGCGCTGCTGTTGGGCAGTATTGGGGTCGTTGTTGCTGTTTTCTGGGCGTTTTGGCCCGGCTCTCCCCATGAGGTGGCTTGGTCCGGCTTTGCAGAAAGTGGAGTCAGGCCTTTGGCTGTGGAAAATCCGGCAGAGGAGGGCCCGTACTCTGTACGAACTCTGACTTACGGCAGTGGAGTGGATCAGCGTCGCTCTGAATATGGTGCAGATGTGGATATTCAGACTGATTCTGTAGATGTTTCTCCCATGGTAAAAGGGGGTGGGGGAATTACCGGTTGGTTGCGCCAGAATTACTGGGGCTTTGATCTCTCTAATGTCCCTTTAAATGCCCGGGTTTGGTACCCGGAGGGGGAAGGTCCTTTCCCCTTAGTTTTGGTGGTACACGGTAACCACAGCATGGATGCTTTTTCCGATCCGGGTTATGATTATCTGGGTGAGCTTTTGGCCAGTCGCGGCTATATCGTTTCCTCTGTGGACCAGAACTTTTTAAATGGAGTAGGTATGCTTGAAGCAGTTCTGGGAGGGCTGGTAGAAGAAAATGATGCCAGAGGTTACCTTCTGTTGCAGCACCTGGGGTTATGGCATGAGTGGAATGAATCCCAAAACCATTACTTTAGCGGGAAGGTGGCTACGGAAAAAATTGCTCTGATTGGTCACTCCCGTGGTGGTGAAGCCGCCGCCATCGCCGCTGCTTTTAATGATTTGCCTGTTCATCCAGACAACGCTGCAATATCCTTTGATTTTGGTTTTGATATTGGCGCTGTCATCGCCATTGCGCCATCTGATGGCCAGTACCGCCCCCGCCGCATGGGTACTCCTTTAGAAGACATTAACTATCTTGTTATGCAGGGCTCTGTGGACAGTGATGTGCGGTCTTTTGCAGGATCAAGGCAGTATGACCGGGTTAGGTTTTCCCCGGATTACCAGGGGTTTAAAGCGGCAGTTTATCTTCATAATGCCAACCACGGTCAGTTTAATACCCGCTGGGGTAAGATAGATTTCTCTGCCGGGCGCTGGTTTTTAAATCTTTCACAGATTATGTCAGCGGCTGAGCAGGAAACGGCGGCCAAAGTATTTATCAGTGCTTTCCTGGAAGCTTCATTACACGGTGAGCAGGAGTATGAGCGGCTTTTTGAAAATCCCCTGTCCGGGAAGAATTGGCTGCCAAAGACGGTTTATCTTTCACAGTATCAAAGTTCAGACACCATAGCTCTGGCATCTTTTGACGAAGGTCTTAATCTTGAGAGTGCCACGCTTCCGGGTGCGAAGCTTAGCGGTGCTAACCTGACCATTTGGCGGGAGGAGCCCCCGGCTCTGGGCACGGATCAGCGCCGGGATACGGTCAGTGTCCGTCTGGGCTGGGATCAGGATCTGAAAGGGATCGGTTCATATAGTATGGAGCTGCCTGCGGGCTTTACTCTGGATGAAAGGGGAATGTTGACTTTTGCTCTGGCCAACATTTCCCAGAATAATTCTGTAGACCTCACTGTCACGCTAACGGATAAGGCTGGCCAGGAAGCCTCACTACCCCTTAGCCATTTGGTCTCTCTGCCGCCTGCACTTCCTTACCGGATGTATAAGTTTCCGCTGCAGGTGGCCTTTGAGGCAGAGCCGGTATTTACCACCTATGCTTTTGAGTTAGAGGACTTTTGGGCAGAAAACGATAAGCTTAATTTGTCCGGACTAAAAACAATCGATTTCATCTTCGACATAACTCCAGCAGGGGATATCTATTTGGATGACTTGGGCATTCGGCCTGGTTATGCTACTGAATAG
- a CDS encoding DinB family protein, with protein sequence MGNITDQYLAILEQQREEMFQTLEKVDENLIWQRPKPGKWSIGEQIDHLRAITKFMRRFIAVLWPLLFLMGWIRRNKSYDAEMDDVYERPGFPMNVGWLWPPKYKPENPVSVAVLKQALGEEHDNVKSFYRNKPEHILGNALVYDPAIGWLNMLQVLRVGIHHDAHHYKVIKGILESLEKPESEGS encoded by the coding sequence ATGGGAAACATTACTGATCAGTACCTGGCTATCTTAGAGCAGCAACGGGAAGAGATGTTTCAAACATTAGAAAAGGTAGATGAGAACTTAATCTGGCAGAGGCCAAAGCCGGGGAAGTGGTCAATTGGCGAGCAGATAGATCATTTGCGGGCCATTACCAAGTTTATGCGGCGCTTTATTGCTGTTTTGTGGCCTCTGCTTTTTTTGATGGGCTGGATTCGAAGAAATAAGAGCTATGATGCAGAAATGGATGACGTTTATGAGCGGCCCGGCTTTCCAATGAATGTTGGGTGGTTATGGCCGCCGAAATACAAGCCTGAAAACCCTGTTTCTGTTGCTGTTCTAAAGCAAGCTTTGGGGGAAGAGCATGATAATGTTAAATCGTTTTACAGGAATAAACCGGAGCATATCCTGGGTAACGCTTTGGTATACGATCCGGCCATTGGTTGGCTAAACATGCTGCAGGTTTTAAGAGTAGGGATCCATCATGATGCTCATCATTACAAAGTCATCAAGGGTATCTTAGAAAGTTTGGAAAAGCCAGAAAGTGAGGGAAGCTAA
- a CDS encoding OsmC family protein — MKSEELRNLQAPLKEKYREDSGAAMVTLRAVGALGQGVTCRVDTGQGLVEAGLHPATGGTGLAACSGDMLLEALVACAGVTLQAVATALEIELKDATITAEGDLDFRGTLGVSKEVPVGFKNIRLNFDLDTDATEEQIATLIRLTDRYCVIKQTLVNSPEMDILHTVK, encoded by the coding sequence ATGAAAAGCGAGGAACTGCGCAATCTTCAGGCTCCGCTTAAGGAAAAGTACCGGGAAGATTCAGGGGCGGCAATGGTTACCTTGCGTGCCGTGGGGGCTTTGGGTCAGGGGGTAACCTGTCGTGTTGATACGGGCCAGGGGCTGGTGGAGGCGGGACTGCATCCTGCCACCGGAGGGACCGGCCTGGCGGCCTGCTCCGGAGATATGCTGCTGGAGGCTTTAGTGGCCTGTGCCGGAGTAACGCTGCAGGCGGTGGCAACTGCGCTGGAAATAGAATTGAAGGATGCAACCATTACCGCGGAAGGAGATCTTGACTTTAGGGGGACTCTGGGAGTTTCCAAAGAGGTTCCGGTAGGGTTTAAAAATATTCGCCTTAATTTTGACTTGGATACCGATGCCACAGAGGAGCAGATTGCTACACTGATTCGTCTGACAGACCGTTATTGTGTGATTAAGCAAACCTTGGTTAATTCCCCTGAGATGGACATACTGCATACTGTTAAGTAG
- a CDS encoding LysM peptidoglycan-binding domain-containing protein has translation MISLSDEKNTRAMHPVSPAQVPRPPKKCDGQFYTVRPTDTLFSIARKFSVTVEAILAANPQIVNPNIIFVGQVICIPEVLPEPNDVAELRVLTLRILSEDREPLPVVDGAVQLNARVIVRATFSRPVFRAFFFLEPTGTETCELARLIGIDCPGEKVAEILWQVPAGTLGRVFVVGCINSRCAKSEEILVVRNG, from the coding sequence GTGATATCTTTGAGTGATGAAAAAAATACACGCGCCATGCATCCCGTTTCACCGGCGCAGGTGCCGCGTCCGCCAAAGAAATGTGACGGCCAGTTTTATACTGTGCGACCCACAGATACGCTCTTTAGTATTGCCCGTAAGTTCAGCGTAACGGTTGAAGCTATTCTTGCCGCCAACCCCCAGATTGTTAATCCCAATATCATTTTTGTAGGCCAGGTAATCTGCATCCCCGAAGTTCTTCCAGAGCCCAACGACGTTGCGGAACTGCGGGTGCTTACTCTGAGGATTTTATCCGAAGACAGGGAGCCCCTGCCTGTAGTGGACGGAGCTGTGCAGCTAAATGCCCGGGTTATTGTCCGGGCCACATTTAGCCGTCCTGTTTTTCGTGCTTTCTTTTTTTTAGAGCCCACGGGCACTGAAACCTGCGAGTTAGCCAGACTGATTGGCATAGACTGTCCCGGTGAAAAGGTTGCCGAGATTCTGTGGCAGGTGCCCGCAGGCACTTTGGGAAGAGTTTTTGTTGTGGGCTGCATTAACAGCCGTTGTGCAAAGTCTGAGGAAATTTTGGTTGTAAGAAACGGATAA
- a CDS encoding baeRF3 domain-containing protein, which translates to MDILTRDEMEALSQHRGQGPAISIYVPTHIFGEDIKQGPIMLKSLISEAEEQLIARGVRPHQRKKLLELPSRLVEDSLFWSYQSEGLAFFLSQDISRYYRLPVRFQKMAMVTDSFYIKPVLPLYTKDGQFSILAISQKNARLLMCTRDFVEEVDLGKEVAEFEKDIELQFPETNIQFHTGSPRQGGGRSAVFFSHGGEIDKVLHEKLLRYFRLIDRRLQDILSRDDIPLVLACVDHLVPLYREAGKYPQLMDEAIKGNPENSSAKELHKKAWAIVEPYFKSRQEEARARYAEQKGTGKVTADIKEIVPASYHGRVDTLFVALGKKEWGRFDPEKNEIELAEEPANGSRELLDFAAVQTFMKNGTVYAVDPAEMPDSEPVAAVLRY; encoded by the coding sequence TTGGACATACTGACCAGAGATGAAATGGAAGCATTATCCCAACACAGAGGGCAGGGGCCTGCCATCTCTATATATGTGCCTACGCATATTTTTGGCGAAGATATTAAGCAGGGCCCCATTATGTTGAAGTCTTTAATCAGCGAGGCAGAAGAGCAGTTGATTGCCAGGGGGGTTCGTCCGCACCAGAGAAAGAAGTTACTGGAGTTGCCCTCCAGATTGGTTGAGGACAGTCTCTTTTGGAGTTACCAGAGTGAAGGGCTGGCTTTCTTCCTCTCCCAGGATATTTCCCGTTATTACAGGCTGCCTGTGCGGTTTCAAAAGATGGCGATGGTGACGGACAGCTTTTATATTAAGCCGGTCTTACCTCTATACACCAAGGATGGTCAATTCAGCATTCTGGCAATTAGTCAGAAAAATGCGCGCCTGCTCATGTGTACCAGGGATTTTGTAGAAGAAGTTGACCTGGGCAAAGAAGTGGCGGAGTTTGAAAAAGATATTGAATTGCAATTTCCCGAGACAAATATACAGTTTCACACCGGATCCCCTCGCCAGGGTGGGGGACGTTCAGCTGTGTTCTTCAGCCACGGTGGGGAGATTGATAAGGTGCTGCATGAAAAGCTGTTGCGTTATTTCCGTTTAATTGACCGCAGGTTGCAGGACATACTGAGTCGGGATGACATTCCGTTGGTTTTGGCCTGTGTAGACCATCTGGTTCCCCTGTACCGGGAAGCCGGTAAATACCCGCAGCTTATGGACGAAGCCATAAAAGGGAATCCGGAAAACAGCAGTGCAAAGGAGCTGCATAAGAAGGCGTGGGCCATTGTGGAGCCCTATTTTAAAAGCAGGCAGGAGGAAGCCAGGGCGCGGTACGCAGAGCAGAAGGGAACAGGCAAGGTAACCGCCGATATTAAAGAAATTGTCCCTGCTTCTTATCACGGCAGAGTGGATACTCTTTTTGTAGCTTTAGGCAAGAAAGAGTGGGGCAGGTTTGATCCGGAGAAAAATGAGATTGAGTTGGCAGAAGAGCCTGCCAACGGCAGCAGAGAACTGCTGGATTTTGCAGCGGTGCAAACCTTTATGAAAAACGGAACGGTCTACGCTGTGGACCCTGCCGAGATGCCGGATTCGGAACCGGTAGCAGCGGTTCTGCGTTACTAG